ccacatttttttttttctgagaaggagtcttgctgtgtcacccaggctggagtgcagtggcgtgatcttggctcactgcaacctctgcctcctgggttcaagcgattctcctgcctcagtctcccgagtagctgggaccacaggcatgcaacactatgctcggctaatttttttgtatttttagtagagacggggtttcaccacattgaccaggctggtctcaaactcctgacctcaagtgatccgcccaccttggcttcccaaagtgctgatattacaggtgtgagcctctgcgcccagctTCATTCCACAttttaacaaaactaaaaaatggcTGCACTACCCAGGACATCTGATGGCAGACACATCTAAGATTTGacagtatttattgagtattaaATGCCAGGAACAATTCATGGGCTTCTCACACTCCTTTAAGCCTCACAATGGCACTTGGTGCTATTATTGTCCTCACATAATGGCACAGGAAGCCAGAGCAATGTCACCCCAAAGGTAAGGGTTGTAGCTGGCATGGCAGTCCAGACAGGCGGGCTCAGAGCCCCTAGCCCTACCCGCTCTGGCAGTCATTCTGAAGCTCCCTGGGCTCCTTCCCAACACCGACCCCAATGAAACACCAAGCAAGGACAACACTTACCAGCAGGGTGATAAGGGTTTGCCAGGAGAGCCTCCAAAACCCATGCACAGGCCTGCCTGGTGCAGTCACCCAGTCCTACCTATAGTTAAGCCTGGCTTAGCCAAATTGGTTTTCTCCCTGAGGAAGTTAACtagaaactattttttattcCCTTCCCAAGGGAACTTTGGGGATGTATGAGTTAGCCGCTGCCCTAGTAAACCCTAGACACTGAAGGAAATTCTCTATTCGCTATCTAGCAGTGTAGACATTGACAAACTCTTTTTTCCTACCTGGGTTTCCTCTTCAGGCTAGAGAAACAGTTTTGAAGAAAGGAATGCTCTAGTTTCATGTTCCCAGAGGCTTTTGAGAATGCATCCTGGTGACCAGGCCTGAGAGAGACCCTTGCTCTGGCTGGATTATAAAACCTGCCTGGGGACCAGAGGCCAGCCTAGGCATGCTACAGAAATGAGTGCTGCCCCATGTCATTACCCCTGCTTGGGGCTTCTAAAGGGGCTAGTGTAGGCAGCCCTCAGCTTTCTTCCTTCTCAAGTTTAAAAACTGGGTAGCTCAGCCAGCCCCCTAGAGCATTGGAGGCATGCTGGGAGCACGTAGACTCATCAAGGCAGCTCTAAGGGTTGAACTATTTAACAAGCCCGCCTCCCCCACCTTCATCCTGACCTCAGAACCACTTCGCTAATTCAGCTCAGCTGTGCCTAACTTCCCCAACAGCGTCCTTTTGGTTCCCCGGGTTATATTACTGTTGGGAGTCAAACCTGAGTGACTTGAGGACCACCTGAAAGAGCTTGTTAAACTGACTGGTGAGCCACGGCACACTTTAGATTAGAGGGGTTAGAGCCCAGGAATCCTTTTAACAAGCAGCCCTGGGCATGATCCAAGGATCCCACTTTGAGTAACACCACATGGGGCTTCTGAGCAGttctgcctgggcctccaaaagtgtcCAAACCTGAGAGATGCCACTGAATCGTGGTGGGAGGGAATGGGCAGAGCCTCACTCGAGTTGACACCAGATCTAATTAATGTACCCACAGGGGCTGCTTTAGTCTCGAAGAGTTTGTCAGTCCAGTCCTGGTGTCACCTTGCTCTCTTTAGTCACTGTGCCTGGTAAGGATGGGGCACATCTCTGAGGAGTGGGAAGCATTTGTGATATACCAAGAAGTCAACCCTTACTCACTTTAGGAAAGGTGTCTGGGAGCTGGCTTTTTCCACCTTGCTGAGTCAGCCCTGGTTACATGCTTTGTGTAGATAATGACAGCAGAGGCACCTCAGTGCTTGCTTGGTCCTGAGGTCAAGCACATTataagcattatctcatttaagcctcatAACCATCTCATGAGGCTagtgctattattatcctcattttatagataaagatgCTGAGGCTGGGAGAAGTAACACAGCCACCGAGTGGCAGAGACAGGACTGTGAACCCAGCCAGTCTGCTTTCAGAGGCCAAGCATAAAACACACATGATACTATCAGAAACAGAATTCTGCTTACTTCAGTCCCAGTTCAGGGCTCTGGCTCCTATTGTCTACTCAGTCTTGTTTTTTAAACCTGTCTCAGCTAAGATGACAGCTCTGTGAGCTTAGATTCTTTACCTAAGAAGTTGTTGATGTTTTACAATGGGGTTAGCGTATCAAGAACTTTAAAAACTGGGCCATTTTAAATACCCTTGCACTTGGGGCAACTGTAAAGGTAGGGAAATAGCACGCTTAACAGACTCCTCAGTGAAGCCACCTGCCACAGTGACCAAGCAAATCTACAGCTTATCTGGTTTTGTGTAAGTGAGTGTCCAgagtaatataaaaaataaaccagagaTTACCATTACTGTGAGAGAGTAAGCTATGGTCCGACTTTGGTATCCTGAGGGAATACTCACACTCGCTTCCTAGACACACATACCAGAAGGGGCTTGCTTGGCTGTGACTTTGACTTGGCCTTTTCAGCTGAGCAGTTTCCAGGCGGAGCTCCCCTGCCCTGTGTTCCTGCCCAGGAAGCTGCTTCCAGTGGTACCTCCACCCTGTGCCAAAGTCCGCTCACCATGTCAATCAGGTGGTTTGGATTTTCCTAGGTGAACCAGCCACCTAGCCACTGTGCCCCTTGTCTGAACTGGTTTACTGAAATCTAGAGAAGCCTAAACTCAATCCTTTGTCCAGCCAATACACTGGAGCCAGGGACTGGCTCTCAGGGACACCACCTGTCCTCATGCTGGCTTGACTGCCCCTTCCTGTTTGCTATCTCCCTACTGGGTGCCAGCTTCACATGCCTTCCATCTCTGCATCAACATGGCTTCACCCACAGCTCACTTCTAACACCAATACTAAGCAAACCAACTGTATACTTAAGCCCAGATATACAAAGAGATATAGTTAAGGGCAATGAAAAAGAGGAAAGCATGTTAACCTTGAGGGCTTTAGGCAATAAGCTGattctcatttccatttcttccttacTGCAGTTTCTTTCCTCTATCTTGAAAAGAAGTGCCTTTATAAATGGGATCTTGCTTTcccagcatttttcttttccttaatgtAATCATGGCCTTTGGAGGCTTGATCATGTTTCAAATTGACAAGACCCATCTGCCCCAGCTCccattaaacaaaaaaagatattacgGATTTGACATACAATTGATAGGAGCCACAGTGCTCTCCACCACTCTAAAGATGGTGACAAATCCAAGAACTGATTTGACTTGACTTCCTCTCTGGGTCTAGGAACAGCAGTATTTCCTGTCAGCCAGACAGGAAAACCAACACTGAGCTGCGTTCTGGCCataattcctttttcttccaaGGTCAAACAAGTTCAGGCTGGTGTTGGGTCCCAGTCTGAGTAGAGCTAACTCGGTGCAGTTGGAGCCTTCTTGACTTCCAGTCCTTGGCAGCTCTGCTGCCTCCTCTTAATAAACTGGAACTATCTAGAAACTGAAAGGTCCTGGAGAACAGCCACCTCTGAACTGGGCACTCATTACCAGGAGAACCTGAACCACAGCTCTGGGCTACCAATTCCCCCAAAGGTCACTTGCTTAGCAGAAACTAGATCTAGAAATGTTGCCACAGCTAAGGCTACATCCCTGTTGAACCTCAAAAGCCTCATCCAATGAACAAAGCCATCACCACCCATTTACTCTCTCAGGCTGAGCTGAGAAAGGGGAAGCAACTCTGGCTTATGGCTGCTCCTGGTTCTGCAAGACCGGGTAAGCCACCTCCACTTCTCACTCAGACTTACATTGAGGCCCTAACAGCTTCCAGAGGGGTCTCTCATCAACCACCTTGGCCTTAACAAGGGTAAGAAGACACCACCACCAAGAAggataaaataagtttttatttatagTCTTATAGTAAAGGGGGAAGCCTTAACTTGCAAGACAATTCTTCGGCAGTATGTACAACATACTTTTTATTtccatggaatggaatcaaacacGAACTGAGACTACAGAGTATACACTAGAAATCAGCAAATGCCAGGAACGGAgtaggaaaaagacaaagaaatgaggCCTAAACACACAAAACCCTTCACTGGCATCTGCTGACCACAGCCAGAACCAGGGCTGGATCACACAATGGAGACAGGTTCCAGGACAGTAGGAAAGGAAGTGGGATGAGGGCTGGGAAGGGTCCGCACTGGGGTGCGGGTTTAGTACCAGGTAAATTGCTCTTGGTATTTACATACAAAATCAGTTGGCTCTATTTCTTAGAAATACACAcgggaagaaagaaagatttcatCATTACTTTATGAATCTGTCGCTTTGCAAGACCGACATCATCAGAAATAGGTACAATTCACTCAGATTCAAATTTAAGTAGCAggaaataaatatcaaaacatcatcACTGGCCCTCAATACAAAACCTCTATGCCACCCAAAACACCCTCCCTGTCCCAACCCCAAATGGCCACTCCCTGGTGGCTGCTGCTTCACTGCTGCCATCTCCCATACATACCACGAGAGTGTCACACGGCCCTCCGTGAGGCTGGCGCCGCAGGCTTAAACAGCTGGCTGAGAGAAGCAGGAGTGAAACATGCCAGCGACTCTGTGCTGCGAATCTGTCCCCACTTCCTTTTTATACCACAAACTTCTCTAAGGATCTGGTCTTTCAATAGGAGCGATACATAGctttttagaaaaaggaaaaaaaaaaaacccttaaaaaggAGGAGGGTTCATTCTGATTACTCCAAACCGGTCATCTTCTCAAAGTAGAGCAGTTCAGATTCACAAAGTCTATCAGAGGTGAGGGCGGGCCAGGAGGCCACCTGGGCAGGGCAGGCGTCCCCCGGGCATGTGCCCGGCAGGGCTGGAGGAGCTGGTAGGGTGGGCAGGACACTATGTGCTCAGAGGTCCGGCCGGCCGTCTGTCCTCCACAGAAAAAGCTGCCAAGTTGGGGTGTTTTGGTTTAAAAATTCCTGTTGGGGACAGGGAATCCCTGAAgggaatacattaaaaaatatacagtgGAAATGGGGAAGGAGAACGAGAGCTGTTGTCCAAGAGCTTCTacgtaaaaataaaaatttaaaaaaaaaagggagaaagagaaaaataaagagtctCTTAAATGGTTCTGAGGGCTCTACCAACGAACTGAAAGGAGGATGAGACGATGGAGACAGACAGTTTTTATTGCTGGCCTGCCCCGAGTGGCTTAGCTGGCCTCCATCCGGAGCTTCTTCCTGCTTTGGGGCTCTTCAGGCTCAGACTCCGAGCTGGAGTCCGAGCCCCCATCGAAGGCAGAGATGGTGCTGCCCTTGGCGTTGGTGTAGAGGCTGTTGTCTGAGGAGGGGTAGTTGGTCTGCAGTTGGGCACTTGACCTCGCCTTCTCCAGTGCACGGACTAAAAGGCAACCAAGGGAGTGTGTTACTGCCTTCTGGAGACTTGGGGAGTAACCGAGTCTCAGACTCAGGGTCCAGCCTGTTCTTCCTAAGGGCTTGCTTGTTGGCCCCCGAGGCTCAAGATGCTCAGAAGTAGCTCCCTTCGGGTGGCTGTTCACTCACACACTTCATTTCCCTCCCGCCTTTCCCAGCTGGACCTGGGAGCCAGCAGACACTCTGCAATCCCACCCAACTCTGAAGAGAAGGCTTGTGATGTCACCGTCCTGCCGTGGAAGCCCCGTGGAGAGACTGGAGCGTGAGCTCCCTGTGGGATTCAGCAGTGCAATAACAGAGGAGAAGCTGGCCCAGGAGCATGAGGCTCCACAAGGTGTGAGGCCACACAACAGCAGGAAAGGATGACATAAGACGTATCAGCCAAAGAACAGTTTTGGCTTAGCTCTCGTGTACAAGATCCACTTGGAATGACAAGCTGGACACTTGGAAGCAAGTCACCAATACACATAAAATACCTGGGCTTTTCAAATAGCCCCTACATGCAGGCTGCCTGGCCCAGTAACCAACCCACTGACACCACCCACTGCCCATCCCTTGGTTCAGCTcagcttgagcctggaaggtcaacccatttaatttattttattttattttatttgaggttTTCTAACCCAGGTGGTTACTTGCATTTCCTTTTACTTGCATCTTCcatgagggaggaagagaagtgaATTCCCCAGGAACAAAGAACTTGATCAGCTCTCGCTTTCCCCTGTGGTTGTAGGAAAAGGCGGGTGTGAGCATTGAGAACAGCATGGGCCTAGCCCATAGGCTGCCCTGATTGGACTACCATTGACAATGGGGAGGGCTCACTGTCCCTGAACACCTGGAGTCTCTGGTACTTACACAGCACATTCCACTCCAAGGACCTCAAAGCTCTTTTCAGACACCTGATGCCAGGTGTGATCCCTACTGCAGGCAGAGCACCTGAGCCCCAAGAAGGGGAGAGGTCAGGCCAGAAAAGATACAAGTCTCCAGATGTCCAACTTCCTAGCTTCCACTGTCTCCTCACTGGCGCCTCAGGTCCTTCCTCAGGACGGCTCTAACACTCAGTTACTCAGGCCCCAAGAAGCAGGACCAAGCCTGCTACTGAGCACATACTCCATGACTGGCTCTGACTCTGCAGGCCCAGGTGCCAAAGCCTGACCTGGCTGGAGCACAGCAGGGCCAGCTGCCCCACGAGCTCGGGTGCTCACCTTGCTGCTCCAGAAGAGCATTCTGCCGCTTGAGGTCGTCAATATCTTGCTGGTGTGTGTGGTTTTTCCTTCGCATATACTGGATATATTCTGTGGCTTTGTCTAGGATTTGGGCCCGGGATGCCTGTGGCAATATGAGAAAAAGCACAGGGgacaaaataaaaacccaatCCAGGCAGTGAGGGAACCTGGCCTGCAGCAACTGCTTGGGTGGCTGGAAACGAGAGGGTAAGGTGGGAAAAGGCTGAAGAAATACAATAATGGCTACTgtaggctttatttatttatttatttttttatttttttgagacagagtttcgctcttgttgcccaagctggagtgcaacagcgtgatcttggctgacagcaacctccgcctcctgggttcaagtgattctcctgcctcagcctcctgagtagctaggattataggtgtgcgccaccacgcccatctaatttttttgtatttttagtagaaatgcggtttcaccatgttagccaggctggtctcaaactcctggcctcaggtgatctgcccaccttggcctcccaaaatgctgggattataggtcacaggtgtgagccactgcgcccagcctgttgttgttgttgttgttgttgtttttttttttttggagacgtagtctcgctctgttgcccaggctggagtagagtggtgtgatctcagctcactgcaacctccacctcccaggttcaagtgattcttctgcctcagcctccagagtagctgggattacaagtacatGCCAcgttgcctggctaatttttacatttttaataaagatggggtttcaccatgttggccagactggtctcaaactcctcacctcaggtgatccacctacctcggcctcccaaactgctgggattacaggcgtgagccactgcatccgtgAAGGCCTTCTTTGTGACATACAAGGTGCCAAGTGCTTTACAGAGCTTAACTCACAAGATTAGTCTCAGAGGTAGCTCTACTAAGAACCCAAGGATCAGAGAAGTACACCGCTTTATTCAAAATCACCAGCTGCACAGTAGCATGGCCTGGCTTTAAACTCAGAGCCATCCGACTCCTGAACTGTACTCCTCCCATCTCCTCTGGTTCTTTAGGTTGCTTTAAAGTCTTTAGCTTGGCTATGTCTGGAAACATTAAAATACTACTTAAATGAAAGCTTTAGGTCACTAATTCTGCTAGGGCCTGGCTTGAGACAGGAATGGGTACAATGTGTTTCATCAAGACCCAAGATTCCAGCCAAACTCTGAAACCACTGTTAACTATTCCGAACTGAACAATGCTGCTGTGTCACTACTTCAGCCTTCCTGGCTAAAGAGACTTTCATAAAAAGCTGTCGGTGCTTGATGTCAACACAGGAAGAGCATGAGATTGGGCCATTTCAGGAAACAACCACACCTCTACAATGGCTGTGGGTTGCCTGGGTACTGCCTTGCTAGAGTAAGTTCGTAAGTCAATAACATGGATGTCATGTTACTGTGCCCCTAGACATCAAACTTGTCTGGGAGATTCTCTCCAGGCTACAAACATAGTCAGAGTTACTTATGGCCAGGCAGCCAGCCAAACTGGTAGAATAGTACAAAGCCAAGCGAAGCTCAAGGCGGGGTAGCCTAGTAGCTTAAGTATGGCCTTCCAGCCAGAGACTCCTGAGCAGCCGGAAAGCTTCTTACTCAGGGTAGGGAGTGCTTGACAATTCTGTATTACAAGCCCAATGGGTCCTAAACAACCAGAACACAACAGcgggagaaagacaaagaaaacatgtACACCGTGGCTAGCAAAACCAGATCTACTCATATTAAATCCTAACAATCTCAATTTATAGGCCTCAGTTTGGGCTGAGTTTCAGAAAGGTTTGTAAGGCCCGTGCTTATTCATAAGTCCTCACAAGTACTAGAATTTCCAGGCTTTCCTCTTTAGCACCCTTAAGGTAATTTCCTCAAGGAAATTGTTCATAATCAACCATTTTTATCAGGTGCAAATTACGTACAAGATACTAGGCAGATACTGTGGGGAAACAAAATGTATTAGTCATGGCTTCTTTGCCCCAAAGCTTACTTACTATCTAGTTGAGGAGATAAATATGTCTATACATGGAAATATCACAGGGCAGTGCTGACAAGCGTAACCTGACTAGCAGAGACTAGAGACACCACGGGAAAGATGGCTTCTGGCTGGGGTGATTACCTACTGTGTGCTACGCATTGGCCTTGGtgctgcatgtgtgcatgcaacACGCTCCTATCTGAAATGGTGAGCCCTGTGTTAGACCAAGGTGGCGTTTGGAATAGCACAGTCAAGATGGGATGGGGAAAAAGTGAGATGCGTTTCTTTAGTTGAGTCAGTCAGCTTATGCAGAAGGAATGAGAGTTCCTAGCCTAGCAATGGATACTTCAGACACTGTTTCCCATTTCTACAAAGGGACCTTATTAGGGTTTATTAGGTGACAAAATGGGGTGGAAAAAAGGAGCACATAATTAGAAGGGACTAATTAAAATACCTTCCTCTCTGGATACTGGAGATGGAATGAAAAATGATTAGTATTGATAAGAGGTGGTAGAGTGGCAAGGAAGAATTTGGGAATTAGAGGACAGAGGAGTGCTCTGCATGCTTGTCATTAATGGGTTCTGTAGCTGCAGACACATTTCTCACCTTGCCTATTCCTCATCTGACTAGAAATTCTCTAAGACCCCATCTAGCCCTCCAAAGTCTACCCTTTCCATCACTGATGTAATTTACATCCCTCTATTTAAATTTGCCTATGTAAAAGCTATTTTTTCAACTAATAGTTCCCAGAAGGCAACATTAGCTCTTAACTACCCATGTGCATCCGGGACAAGGGAAAAAATGCACAATCTCTGAAACCAGAGAGCACTTGCAAATGTTCAGTGATAACTTTTAATGAATGACCAGACTGAGTAACAGCCTTTTTGCTACCAGTTTCTCCTTCAAATATTTATACATGAAACCAGGGAATTAGGATCAAGAAGTGAAAAGTGAGCAGTAAGCACAGCaaaacaagccagaagagagaaaaagatctGTGAGGGATGGCAGTTTCCATTTCAGGGTAATTTTTGGATGAAGATAAAATTCATAGATGTTCAGAACATAGTGTCTTGGGAACAACAGGAGTCCAAAGAAGGCTGGATTGGTTTAAACTCAGAACGAGGCCTTCAGAATGCTAAGCACAGCCCTTCCTCCATCCTCTGCTGAAAGCAGAAGTGCCCCTGGTCACTTAGGGTGCCCTGATCCCTCAGCAAGTCCAAAAGAATGGTTCAGAGTTAACTTTATTTTACTCTTCCCAGGGTACCCAACAAGAATTAAGgcccaacaagaaaaaaatttaaagcacaaAATACAGAAATACCCCAAATTTGCATGTGCATGTAGtccaggaaagaaaaagcaaaaggctGAAGCTAAAAATGCTAGACTCACCTGCAATCCTCCCCTCCCATCTTTCCACTCCATACAAGATCATGTGGCCAAACACAGGATGAAGGTGGGGGCAGGGCCTTCCTTGTCTTTATGAGTTTATAATATGTGACCAGCAAACACGAAACCAGCAAGAAACCCTGGGATTTATGGCATGGACTATGGAATAACCCTGGActttcagtttctgttttctgaaaattgCTCTAAGTCAGCTGAGTCAACTGCCTATCTTCATGTGAGTGTGACTGATCAGATAGAACTTGGTAAGTCAACATGTCCACAGAGCAAGTGCTGCCTTGGGTACTCAGTAAAAGCCTgaaaatttttttcctgatagTTTTTATAATTAGCAGAATCATAATTTTGAGTCTGTCTTTGTGAACAGAAATGGCTCTTTA
This genomic stretch from Homo sapiens chromosome 14, GRCh38.p14 Primary Assembly harbors:
- the MAX gene encoding protein max isoform b (isoform b is encoded by transcript variant 2), giving the protein MSDNDDIEVESDADKRAHHNALERKRRDHIKDSFHSLRDSVPSLQGEKASRAQILDKATEYIQYMRRKNHTHQQDIDDLKRQNALLEQQVRALEKARSSAQLQTNYPSSDNSLYTNAKGSTISAFDGGSDSSSESEPEEPQSRKKLRMEAS
- the MAX gene encoding protein max isoform i (isoform i is encoded by transcript variant 11) encodes the protein MLFWSSKGKARADQVLCSWGIHFSSSLMEDASKRKFRALEKARSSAQLQTNYPSSDNSLYTNAKGSTISAFDGGSDSSSESEPEEPQSRKKLRMEAS
- the MAX gene encoding protein max isoform n (isoform n is encoded by transcript variant 29); protein product: MCCGKARADQVLCSWGIHFSSSLMEDASKRKFRALEKARSSAQLQTNYPSSDNSLYTNAKGSTISAFDGGSDSSSESEPEEPQSRKKLRMEAS
- the MAX gene encoding protein max isoform a (isoform a is encoded by transcript variant 12), with product MSDNDDIEVESDEEQPRFQSAADKRAHHNALERKRRDHIKDSFHSLRDSVPSLQGEKASRAQILDKATEYIQYMRRKNHTHQQDIDDLKRQNALLEQQVRALEKARSSAQLQTNYPSSDNSLYTNAKGSTISAFDGGSDSSSESEPEEPQSRKKLRMEAS
- the MAX gene encoding protein max isoform k (isoform k is encoded by transcript variant 16), with the translated sequence MSDNDDIEVESDEEQPRFQSAASRAQILDKATEYIQYMRRKNHTHQQDIDDLKRQNALLEQQVRALEKARSSAQLQTNYPSSDNSLYTNAKGSTISAFDGGSDSSSESEPEEPQSRKKLRMEAS
- the MAX gene encoding protein max isoform m (isoform m is encoded by transcript variant 26), which translates into the protein MSDNDDIEVESDADKRAHHNALERKRRDHIKDSFHSLRDSVPSLQGEKASRAQILDKATEYIQYMRRKNHTHQQDIDDLKRQNALLEQQGESES
- the MAX gene encoding protein max isoform l (isoform l is encoded by transcript variant 19); protein product: MSDNDDIEVESDADKRAHHNALERKRRDHIKDSFHSLRDSVPSLQGEKASRAQILDKATEYIQYMRRKNHTHQQDIDDLKRQNALLEQQGALPAVGITPGIRCLKRALRSLEWNVLWESES
- the MAX gene encoding protein max isoform j (isoform j is encoded by transcript variant 14) yields the protein MSDNDDIEVESDEEQPRFQSAADKRAHHNALERKRRDHIKDSFHSLRDSVPSLQGEKASRAQILDKATEYIQYMRRKNHTHQQDIDDLKRQNALLEQQGALPAVGITPGIRCLKRALRSLEWNVLWESES
- the MAX gene encoding protein max isoform X1, which codes for MSDNDDIEVESDEEQPRFQSAADKRAHHNALERKRRDHIKDSFHSLRDSVPSLQGEKASRAQILDKATEYIQYMRRKNHTHQQDIDDLKRQNALLEQQGALPAVGITPGIRCLKRALRSLEWNVLCKYQRLQVFRDSEPSPLSMVVQSGQPMG